The Streptomyces cynarae genome contains a region encoding:
- a CDS encoding NAD(P)H-quinone oxidoreductase → MYAITIPEPGGPEALVWAQVPDPVPAEGEVLVDVVAGAVNRADLLQRQGFYNPPPGASPYPGLECSGRIAALGPGVSGWAVGDEVCALLAGGGYAEKVAVPAGQLLPVPEGLDLRNAAALPEVTCTVWSNVFMVAHLRPGETLLVHGGSSGIGTMAIQLAKAVGARVAVTAGTKAKLDYCAELGADVLINYREQDFVEEIRQATAGAGADVILDNMGAKYLDRNVQALAVNGRLAIIGLQGGVKGELNINTLLRKQAAITATSLRARPLGEKAAIVAAVREHVWPLITSGDVRPIVDREVPMSDAAEAHRVLEESGHIGKVLLVAP, encoded by the coding sequence ATGTACGCGATCACGATTCCTGAACCCGGTGGGCCCGAGGCGTTGGTGTGGGCCCAGGTCCCCGATCCCGTACCCGCCGAGGGCGAAGTGCTGGTCGACGTGGTGGCCGGCGCCGTCAACCGGGCCGATCTCCTCCAGCGGCAGGGCTTCTACAACCCGCCGCCCGGGGCATCCCCGTACCCCGGGCTCGAGTGCTCCGGGCGGATCGCCGCGCTCGGCCCCGGTGTCTCCGGGTGGGCCGTCGGCGACGAGGTGTGCGCGCTGCTCGCGGGCGGCGGATACGCCGAGAAGGTGGCCGTGCCGGCCGGTCAGCTGCTGCCCGTGCCCGAGGGGCTCGATCTGCGGAACGCCGCCGCGCTGCCCGAGGTGACCTGCACGGTCTGGTCGAACGTGTTCATGGTCGCCCATCTGCGCCCGGGCGAGACGCTGCTCGTGCACGGCGGCTCCAGCGGCATCGGCACGATGGCGATCCAGCTGGCCAAGGCGGTGGGCGCGCGGGTCGCGGTCACGGCAGGCACCAAGGCGAAGCTGGACTACTGCGCCGAGCTGGGCGCGGACGTGCTGATCAACTACCGCGAACAGGACTTCGTGGAGGAGATCCGGCAGGCCACGGCGGGGGCGGGTGCCGACGTCATCCTCGACAACATGGGTGCGAAGTACCTGGACCGCAACGTTCAAGCGCTCGCGGTGAACGGGCGTCTCGCGATCATCGGTCTGCAGGGCGGGGTGAAGGGCGAGCTGAACATCAACACCCTGCTGCGCAAGCAGGCGGCGATCACCGCGACCTCTCTGCGGGCGAGGCCGCTCGGGGAGAAGGCGGCGATCGTGGCGGCGGTGCGGGAGCACGTGTGGCCGCTGATCACCTCAGGGGACGTGCGCCCGATCGTCGACCGTGAGGTCCCGATGAGCGACGCGGCCGAAGCCCACCGGGTGCTAGAGGAGAGCGGGCACATCGGGAAGGTACTGCTGGTGGCGCCGTAG
- a CDS encoding bacterial proteasome activator family protein has protein sequence MEMPRNERSSENAQKILVVGQDGMALGGTGDDDSREVPVTEQVEQPAKVMRIGSMIKQLLEEVRAAPLDEASRQRLKEIHASSVKELEDGLAPELVEELERLSLPFTDEVIPSDAELRIAQAQLVGWLEGLFHGIQTTLFAQQMAARAQLEQMRRALPPGVGSPDGEEDRRAGGRSGGPYL, from the coding sequence ATGGAGATGCCGAGGAACGAACGGTCGTCGGAGAACGCCCAGAAGATCTTGGTCGTGGGCCAGGACGGGATGGCTCTCGGCGGCACCGGAGACGACGACTCCCGCGAGGTCCCGGTGACCGAACAGGTGGAGCAGCCCGCGAAGGTCATGCGCATCGGCAGCATGATCAAGCAGCTGCTGGAGGAGGTGCGCGCCGCTCCTCTGGACGAGGCCAGCCGGCAGCGTCTGAAGGAGATCCACGCCAGCTCGGTGAAGGAGCTGGAGGACGGTCTCGCCCCCGAACTCGTCGAGGAGCTCGAGCGGCTCTCCCTGCCCTTCACGGACGAGGTGATCCCGAGCGACGCGGAACTGCGCATCGCGCAGGCGCAGTTGGTGGGCTGGCTGGAGGGCCTCTTCCACGGGATCCAGACCACCCTGTTCGCCCAGCAGATGGCGGCACGCGCCCAGCTGGAACAGATGCGCCGCGCCCTTCCCCCGGGAGTGGGCTCCCCCGACGGCGAGGAGGACCGCCGCGCCGGCGGCCGGTCGGGCGGCCCGTACCTGTGA
- a CDS encoding protein kinase domain-containing protein yields the protein MSQDGAHGRYAGRALAGGRYQLRDLLGEGGMASVHLAYDSVLDRQVAIKTLHTELGREQAFRERFRREAQAVAKLTHTNIVSVFDTGEDELAGTTTPYIVMEYIEGKPLGSVLDADIRQYGAMPADKALKITADVLAALEISHEMGLVHRDIKPGNVMMTKRNVVKVMDFGIARAMQSGVTSMTQTGMVVGTPQYLSPEQALGRAVDARSDLYSVGIMLFQLVTGRLPFEADSPLAIAYAHVQEEPGAPSSINRSLPPAVDALVARALKKNPNERFPNAEAMRDECLRVAASLTAAAPSIVPGAQTPSGAGVSSAVFPPVGQSAAAPVGPVQTPYQPGPYGGPVPSPPYGYPQQGGYQTPPQNAGFAPQQSAATPPPYHLTPQTPATGGQKGNQAVVIGSVVVALVVIVGLLTSLLLHNNSSGDEADGGDGGTSTPPTVVAGHRGPDTTKTIETTRCTEPETSYVDPKKIRVPDFSFKNFTSVEACFQAAGWKYEITHEDENTYGQDTVMSQSPTAGTDANPKKMPVIELTVSTGDPA from the coding sequence ATGAGCCAGGACGGCGCACACGGCCGGTACGCGGGGCGCGCGCTCGCCGGCGGCCGCTACCAGCTGCGCGACTTGCTCGGCGAGGGCGGTATGGCCTCGGTGCACCTGGCGTACGACTCGGTCCTCGACCGCCAGGTCGCGATCAAGACACTCCACACCGAACTGGGACGCGAGCAGGCCTTCCGGGAGCGTTTCCGCCGCGAGGCGCAGGCCGTGGCCAAACTCACGCACACGAACATCGTCTCGGTCTTCGACACCGGCGAGGACGAGCTGGCGGGGACGACGACCCCGTACATCGTCATGGAGTACATCGAGGGCAAGCCGCTCGGCTCGGTCCTCGACGCGGACATCCGGCAGTACGGCGCGATGCCGGCCGACAAGGCGCTGAAGATCACCGCTGATGTGCTGGCCGCCCTGGAGATCAGCCACGAGATGGGGCTGGTCCATCGGGACATCAAGCCGGGCAATGTGATGATGACGAAGCGCAACGTCGTCAAAGTCATGGACTTCGGCATCGCCCGTGCCATGCAGTCCGGCGTCACCTCGATGACCCAGACGGGCATGGTGGTCGGCACTCCGCAGTACCTGTCCCCGGAGCAGGCCCTCGGCCGGGCCGTGGACGCGCGGTCCGACCTGTACTCGGTCGGGATCATGCTGTTCCAACTGGTCACCGGGCGGCTGCCGTTCGAGGCGGATTCACCGCTCGCGATCGCGTACGCGCATGTGCAGGAGGAGCCGGGGGCTCCGTCCTCGATCAACCGTTCACTGCCACCGGCGGTGGACGCGCTGGTCGCCCGCGCGCTCAAGAAGAACCCGAACGAACGCTTCCCGAACGCCGAGGCGATGCGGGACGAGTGCCTTCGGGTGGCCGCGTCGCTCACGGCCGCCGCGCCGAGCATCGTGCCGGGCGCGCAGACCCCGAGCGGCGCCGGCGTCAGCTCCGCGGTCTTCCCGCCGGTCGGCCAGTCGGCGGCGGCCCCCGTGGGGCCCGTGCAGACGCCGTACCAGCCCGGCCCGTACGGCGGTCCGGTCCCGTCGCCCCCCTACGGCTACCCCCAGCAGGGCGGCTACCAGACGCCCCCGCAGAACGCCGGGTTCGCGCCGCAGCAGTCCGCGGCGACCCCGCCGCCGTACCACCTCACCCCGCAGACGCCCGCCACGGGCGGCCAGAAGGGCAACCAGGCCGTGGTCATCGGCTCGGTCGTGGTCGCCCTGGTCGTGATAGTCGGCCTGCTGACCTCACTGTTGCTGCACAACAACAGCAGCGGGGACGAGGCCGACGGGGGTGACGGCGGTACGAGCACGCCCCCGACCGTGGTCGCGGGCCACAGGGGCCCGGACACGACGAAGACGATCGAGACGACGAGGTGCACGGAGCCGGAGACGTCCTACGTCGATCCGAAGAAGATCCGGGTGCCCGACTTCTCCTTCAAGAATTTCACGTCGGTCGAAGCGTGCTTCCAGGCAGCGGGCTGGAAGTACGAGATCACGCACGAGGACGAGAACACCTACGGCCAGGACACGGTCATGAGCCAGTCCCCGACGGCCGGTACGGACGCCAACCCGAAGAAGATGCCCGTGATCGAACTCACGGTGTCGACGGGCGACCCGGCGTGA
- a CDS encoding protein kinase domain-containing protein, whose product MAQTQRAQGPSDPEATGGGMSDAPETWGNGGLVGDGRYRLTRRLGRGGMAEVFAAEDVRLGRTVAVKLLRSDLAEDPVSKARFTREAQSVAGLNHHAIVAVYDSGEDFVGGQSVPYIVMELVEGRTIRDLLLNAEAPGPEQALIIVSGVLEALAYSHQHGIVHRDIKPANVIITNNGAVKVMDFGIARALHGASTTMTQTGMVMGTPQYLSPEQALGKAVDHRSDLYATGCLLYELLSLRPPFVGETPLSVVYQHVQDIPVPPSQVSEGASPPELDGLVMRSLAKEPDDRFQTAEEMRGLVQYALQMLYDQGGHTGTWNTGPVGVHDGRHTPAAGLAGTAVLPHPGESGTAQIPQSILPTGYGSGDDGGFEGHGNKGSGRGKLWVLAVLAVIAIAAGVALALQHKGDGGGTGPTTSPTVTKSHEETQSSQTPTDEETATTPGDDSDTSGDSNWSPSSRPSQSYSQKPPVEPSATPSQTSEQPTESAPSQEQPSSTSTDGGGGGSTPPAGSTNGGDTSGGSQGP is encoded by the coding sequence ATGGCACAGACGCAGCGCGCCCAGGGCCCGTCCGACCCCGAGGCGACTGGCGGCGGGATGTCGGACGCGCCGGAAACCTGGGGCAACGGCGGACTTGTCGGGGACGGCCGGTACCGGCTGACCCGCAGGCTCGGCCGGGGCGGCATGGCCGAGGTGTTCGCGGCCGAGGACGTGCGCCTCGGCCGCACGGTCGCGGTCAAGCTGCTCCGTTCCGACCTCGCCGAGGACCCGGTCTCCAAGGCGCGTTTCACGCGCGAGGCCCAGTCGGTGGCCGGGCTCAACCATCACGCGATCGTCGCCGTGTACGACTCCGGCGAGGACTTCGTGGGCGGCCAGTCGGTGCCGTACATCGTGATGGAGCTGGTGGAGGGCCGTACGATCCGCGACCTGCTGCTCAACGCCGAGGCGCCCGGCCCCGAGCAGGCCCTGATCATCGTCTCGGGCGTCCTGGAGGCGCTCGCCTACTCGCACCAGCACGGCATCGTGCACCGCGACATCAAGCCGGCCAACGTCATCATCACCAACAACGGCGCCGTGAAGGTGATGGACTTCGGCATCGCGCGCGCCCTGCACGGGGCGTCCACGACCATGACGCAGACCGGCATGGTGATGGGCACCCCGCAGTACCTCTCCCCGGAGCAGGCGCTCGGCAAGGCCGTGGACCACCGCTCCGATCTGTACGCGACGGGCTGTCTGCTGTACGAACTGCTGTCCCTGCGGCCGCCCTTCGTGGGTGAGACGCCGTTGTCCGTGGTCTACCAGCATGTGCAGGACATCCCGGTGCCGCCCTCCCAGGTCTCGGAGGGGGCGTCGCCGCCGGAGCTGGACGGGCTCGTGATGCGCTCCCTCGCCAAGGAGCCGGACGACCGGTTCCAGACCGCCGAGGAGATGCGCGGGCTGGTCCAGTACGCGCTGCAGATGCTCTACGACCAGGGCGGCCACACCGGCACCTGGAACACCGGCCCGGTGGGTGTGCACGACGGCCGGCACACCCCGGCCGCGGGCCTCGCCGGCACGGCGGTGCTGCCGCATCCGGGCGAGTCGGGCACCGCGCAGATCCCGCAGTCGATCCTGCCCACGGGATACGGCTCCGGGGACGACGGCGGTTTCGAGGGACACGGCAACAAGGGCAGCGGGCGCGGCAAGCTGTGGGTCCTCGCCGTGCTCGCGGTCATCGCGATCGCGGCGGGCGTCGCACTTGCGCTGCAGCACAAGGGGGACGGCGGCGGTACCGGGCCGACGACGTCGCCGACCGTCACGAAGTCGCACGAGGAGACGCAGTCCAGCCAGACGCCGACGGACGAGGAGACCGCCACCACTCCGGGCGACGACTCGGACACGAGCGGCGACTCGAACTGGTCGCCCTCGTCCCGGCCGTCACAGAGCTACAGCCAGAAGCCGCCGGTCGAGCCCTCGGCGACGCCGTCGCAGACGAGCGAGCAGCCGACCGAGTCGGCACCTTCGCAGGAGCAGCCGTCCTCCACGTCCACGGACGGCGGGGGCGGCGGCTCCACCCCTCCGGCCGGCTCGACGAACGGCGGCGACACCTCGGGTGGGAGCCAGGGGCCCTGA
- the pdhA gene encoding pyruvate dehydrogenase (acetyl-transferring) E1 component subunit alpha, translated as MTVESTAARKPRRSAGSKAGTTGTKRTTSNTPKKDSDPDLVQLLTPEGTRVANPEYDRYVEDITPQQLRGLYRDMVLTRRFDAEATSLQRQGELGLWASLLGQEAAQIGSGRALRDDDYVFPTYREHGVAWCRGVDPTNLLGMFRGVNNGGWDPNSNNFHLYTIVIGSQTLHATGYAMGVAKDGADSAVIAYFGDGASSQGDVAESFTFAAVYNAPVVFFCQNNQWAISEPTEKQTRVPLYQRAQGFGFPGVRVDGNDVLGCLAVTKWALERARNGEGPTLVEAFTYRMGAHTTSDDPTRYRLDDERAAWEAKDPIARLRAYLEASNHADEGFFAELEAESETLGRRVREAVRAMPDPDHFAIFEHAYADGHALVDEERAQFAAYQASFADVEGGR; from the coding sequence GTGACCGTGGAGAGCACTGCCGCGCGCAAGCCGCGACGCAGCGCCGGAAGCAAGGCCGGCACCACCGGCACCAAGCGCACCACCAGCAACACGCCCAAGAAGGACAGCGACCCCGACCTCGTCCAGTTGCTGACGCCCGAGGGCACGCGGGTCGCGAACCCCGAGTACGACCGGTACGTCGAGGACATCACGCCGCAGCAGCTGCGCGGGCTGTACCGGGACATGGTGCTGACCCGCCGCTTCGACGCCGAGGCCACGTCCCTGCAGCGCCAGGGCGAGCTGGGCCTGTGGGCCTCGCTGCTCGGCCAGGAGGCCGCCCAGATCGGTTCCGGCCGGGCCCTGCGCGACGACGACTACGTCTTCCCGACCTACCGTGAGCACGGCGTCGCCTGGTGCCGCGGCGTGGACCCGACCAACCTGCTCGGCATGTTCCGCGGTGTGAACAACGGCGGCTGGGACCCGAACAGCAACAACTTCCACCTCTACACGATCGTCATCGGCTCGCAGACGCTGCACGCCACCGGCTACGCCATGGGCGTGGCCAAGGACGGCGCCGACTCGGCCGTGATCGCGTACTTCGGTGACGGCGCCTCCAGCCAGGGCGACGTGGCGGAGTCGTTCACGTTCGCGGCGGTCTACAACGCCCCGGTGGTGTTCTTCTGCCAGAACAACCAGTGGGCGATCTCCGAGCCCACCGAGAAGCAGACCCGGGTGCCGCTGTACCAGCGTGCGCAGGGTTTCGGCTTCCCCGGGGTGCGGGTGGACGGCAACGACGTGCTGGGCTGCCTCGCGGTGACCAAGTGGGCGCTGGAGCGGGCGCGCAACGGCGAGGGCCCGACCCTGGTGGAGGCGTTCACCTACCGCATGGGTGCCCACACCACCTCCGACGACCCGACCCGCTACCGCCTCGACGACGAGCGGGCCGCCTGGGAGGCGAAGGACCCGATCGCCCGTCTGCGCGCCTACCTCGAGGCATCGAACCACGCGGACGAGGGGTTCTTCGCGGAACTCGAGGCGGAGAGCGAGACGTTGGGAAGGCGGGTGCGTGAAGCGGTCCGTGCCATGCCGGATCCGGACCACTTCGCCATCTTCGAGCACGCGTACGCGGACGGGCATGCGCTCGTCGACGAGGAGCGGGCCCAGTTCGCCGCCTATCAGGCGTCGTTCGCGGACGTAGAAGGGGGACGGTGA
- a CDS encoding alpha-ketoacid dehydrogenase subunit beta, producing MAEKMAIAKAINESLRKALESDPKVLVMGEDVGKLGGVFRVTDGLQKDFGEERVIDTPLAESGIVGTAIGLALRGYRPVAEIQFDGFVFPAYDQIVTQLAKMHARSLGKVKLPVVIRIPYGGGIGAVEHHSESPEALFAHVAGLKVVSPSSASDAYWMMQQAIQSDDPVIFFEPKRRYWDKSEVNTEAIPGPLHKARVVREGTDLTLAAYGPMVKVCQEAAAAAQEEGRSLEVLDLRSVSPLDFDSIQTSVEKTRRLVVVHEAPVFFGSGAEIAARITERCFYHLEAPVLRVGGYHAPYPPARLEEEYLPGLDRVLDAVDRALAY from the coding sequence ATGGCCGAGAAGATGGCGATCGCCAAGGCGATCAACGAGTCGCTGCGCAAGGCCCTGGAGTCGGACCCCAAGGTCCTGGTGATGGGCGAGGACGTCGGCAAGCTCGGCGGTGTCTTCCGTGTGACGGACGGCCTGCAGAAGGACTTCGGCGAGGAGCGGGTGATCGACACCCCGCTCGCGGAGTCGGGCATCGTCGGCACGGCGATCGGTCTCGCGCTGCGCGGGTACCGGCCGGTGGCGGAGATCCAGTTCGACGGGTTCGTCTTCCCGGCCTACGACCAGATCGTCACCCAGCTGGCGAAGATGCACGCCCGCTCGCTGGGCAAGGTCAAGCTGCCGGTCGTCATCCGCATCCCCTACGGCGGCGGCATCGGGGCGGTGGAGCACCACAGCGAGTCCCCGGAGGCGCTGTTCGCGCACGTGGCGGGCCTGAAGGTCGTCTCTCCGTCCAGCGCCTCGGACGCGTACTGGATGATGCAGCAGGCGATCCAGAGCGACGACCCGGTGATCTTCTTCGAGCCGAAGCGGCGCTACTGGGACAAGTCCGAGGTCAACACGGAGGCGATCCCGGGTCCGCTGCACAAGGCGCGCGTGGTGCGCGAGGGCACGGACCTGACCCTGGCCGCCTACGGCCCGATGGTGAAGGTGTGCCAGGAGGCCGCCGCGGCCGCGCAGGAGGAGGGCAGGTCGCTGGAGGTGCTGGACCTCCGGTCGGTCTCCCCGCTCGACTTCGACTCCATCCAGACGTCGGTGGAGAAGACCCGCCGTCTGGTCGTGGTGCACGAGGCGCCGGTGTTCTTCGGTTCGGGCGCGGAGATCGCCGCTCGCATCACGGAGCGGTGCTTCTACCACCTGGAGGCGCCCGTGCTGAGGGTCGGCGGCTACCACGCGCCGTATCCGCCGGCGCGGCTGGAGGAGGAGTACCTGCCGGGCCTTGACCGGGTGCTGGACGCCGTCGACCGCGCCCTGGCGTACTGA
- a CDS encoding dihydrolipoamide acetyltransferase family protein, giving the protein MTTMTDASVREFKMPDVGEGLTEAEILKWYVQPGDTVTDGQVVCEVETAKAAVELPIPYDGVVRELHFPEGTTVDVGTPIIAVDVTGGAPAEEAQAPVEKAAEEKPAAKENRQEGRKPVLVGYGVAESSTRRRPRKAPAAAVEETVSVVQGDLNGHGKQARPLAKPPVRKLAKDLGVDLATVRPSGPDGIITREDVQAAVASAPVPEAPAAPVVPVTPARVEAPAPVVTYDSGRETRIPVKGVRKATAQAMVGSAFTAPHVTEFVTVDVTRTMKLVEELKQDKDFQGLRVNPLLLIAKALLVAIKRNPDINASWDEANQEIVRKHYVNLGIAAATPRGLIVPNIKDAHDKTLPQLAEALGELVATAREGRTSPAAMQGGTMTITNVGVFGVDTGTPILNPGESAILAVGAIKLQPWVHKGKVKPRQVTTLALSFDHRLVDGELGSKVLADVAAILEQPKRLITWA; this is encoded by the coding sequence GTGACGACGATGACAGACGCGTCCGTGCGCGAGTTCAAGATGCCCGACGTGGGCGAGGGGCTCACCGAGGCAGAGATCCTCAAGTGGTACGTCCAGCCGGGTGACACGGTCACCGACGGGCAGGTCGTGTGCGAGGTTGAGACGGCGAAGGCGGCCGTGGAGCTGCCGATCCCGTACGACGGGGTGGTCCGCGAGCTGCACTTCCCCGAGGGCACCACGGTGGACGTAGGCACGCCGATCATCGCGGTGGACGTGACGGGCGGCGCTCCCGCCGAGGAGGCGCAGGCGCCCGTCGAGAAGGCGGCGGAGGAGAAGCCCGCGGCGAAGGAGAACCGGCAGGAGGGCCGCAAGCCGGTCCTCGTCGGTTACGGCGTCGCCGAGTCCTCCACCCGGCGCCGCCCCCGCAAGGCGCCCGCGGCGGCGGTCGAGGAGACCGTCTCCGTGGTCCAGGGCGACCTGAACGGGCACGGCAAGCAGGCCCGTCCGCTGGCGAAGCCGCCGGTGCGCAAGCTGGCGAAGGACCTGGGCGTCGACCTGGCGACGGTACGGCCGTCGGGCCCGGACGGGATCATCACGCGCGAGGACGTGCAGGCGGCGGTGGCCTCCGCACCGGTCCCCGAGGCCCCTGCGGCCCCGGTGGTCCCGGTGACGCCCGCACGCGTCGAGGCGCCGGCGCCGGTGGTGACGTACGACAGCGGGCGGGAGACCCGTATCCCGGTCAAGGGCGTCCGCAAGGCCACCGCGCAGGCGATGGTCGGCTCGGCGTTCACCGCCCCGCACGTCACGGAGTTCGTGACCGTCGACGTCACCCGCACGATGAAGCTGGTCGAGGAGCTCAAGCAGGACAAGGACTTCCAGGGTCTGCGTGTCAATCCCCTGCTGCTGATCGCCAAAGCCCTGCTGGTCGCCATCAAGCGGAACCCGGACATCAACGCGTCCTGGGACGAGGCCAACCAGGAGATCGTGCGCAAGCACTACGTGAACCTGGGCATCGCCGCGGCCACCCCGCGCGGTCTGATCGTGCCGAACATCAAGGACGCGCACGACAAGACCCTCCCCCAACTGGCCGAGGCCCTGGGCGAGCTGGTGGCCACGGCCCGGGAGGGCAGGACGAGTCCCGCGGCAATGCAGGGCGGCACGATGACGATCACGAACGTCGGCGTCTTCGGCGTCGACACCGGCACGCCGATCCTCAACCCGGGCGAGTCCGCGATCCTCGCGGTCGGCGCGATCAAGCTCCAGCCGTGGGTCCACAAGGGCAAGGTCAAGCCCCGCCAGGTCACCACCCTGGCCCTGAGCTTCGACCACCGCCTGGTCGACGGCGAACTGGGCTCGAAGGTCCTCGCGGACGTCGCCGCGATCCTGGAACAGCCGAAGCGGCTGATCACCTGGGCGTAG
- a CDS encoding D-alanyl-D-alanine carboxypeptidase family protein: MTTGIKGTRVRRAVAAVVTTGAVLTTGALTAVPAQAVTTPSIVAAGGYAMNNANGATLYTKAADTRRSTGSTTKIMTAKVVLAQPNLNLDAKVTIQKAYSDYVVANNASQAHLIVGDKVTVRQLLYGLMLPSGCDAAYALADKFGSGTTRAARVKSFIGKMNSAATSLGLRNTHFDSFDGIGNGNNYSTPRDLTKIASSAMKNSTFRTIVKTKSYTAKTITKYGTVRTMAPWTNTNTLLSSYSGAIGVKTGSGPEAKYCLVFAATRNGKTVIGTVLASSSINQRATDATKLLNYGFARLG, encoded by the coding sequence TTGACTACCGGCATTAAGGGCACGCGAGTTCGCAGGGCAGTCGCGGCAGTGGTCACCACCGGAGCCGTGCTCACCACCGGAGCCCTCACCGCGGTGCCCGCTCAGGCCGTCACCACGCCCTCGATCGTGGCCGCGGGCGGCTACGCGATGAACAACGCGAACGGCGCGACGCTGTACACGAAGGCCGCGGACACCAGGCGTTCCACCGGATCCACCACCAAGATCATGACCGCGAAGGTGGTGCTCGCACAGCCGAACCTCAACCTCGACGCCAAGGTGACGATCCAGAAGGCGTACAGCGACTACGTGGTCGCCAACAACGCCTCCCAGGCGCACCTGATCGTCGGCGACAAGGTCACCGTCCGTCAGCTGCTGTACGGGCTGATGCTCCCCTCCGGCTGTGACGCGGCCTACGCGCTCGCCGACAAGTTCGGTTCCGGCACGACGCGTGCGGCGCGCGTGAAGTCGTTCATCGGCAAGATGAACAGCGCCGCCACGAGCCTCGGCCTAAGGAACACGCACTTCGATTCGTTCGACGGCATCGGCAACGGCAACAACTACTCGACGCCGCGCGATCTGACGAAGATCGCGAGCAGCGCGATGAAGAACTCCACGTTCCGCACGATCGTGAAGACCAAGTCGTACACGGCGAAGACCATCACCAAGTACGGCACCGTCCGCACCATGGCGCCGTGGACCAACACCAACACGCTGCTCAGCAGCTACAGCGGCGCGATCGGCGTGAAGACCGGCTCCGGCCCCGAGGCCAAGTACTGCCTCGTCTTCGCCGCCACCCGCAACGGCAAGACGGTCATCGGCACGGTCCTCGCCTCGTCCTCGATCAACCAGCGCGCCACCGACGCCACGAAGCTGCTGAACTACGGCTTCGCCAGGCTCGGCTGA
- a CDS encoding GntR family transcriptional regulator produces MPAAPSVAHVPEKMPLKQPPAADRVYTHVKQGVLERRYQGGTLLTEGELAEEVGVSRTPVREALLRLEVEGLIKLYPKKGALVLAVSAQEIADVIETRQLVEEHAARKAVPAPPRLIERLEELLTRQKEQAAAGDLAGAALTDRTFHAEIVRSGGNEILSRLYDQLRDRQLRMGVAVMHSHPDRIAKTLTEHEEILQALRSGDAEAAVDIVHRHVSWFSHLARGEVR; encoded by the coding sequence ATGCCTGCAGCACCGTCCGTCGCCCACGTCCCCGAGAAGATGCCCCTCAAGCAACCCCCCGCCGCCGACCGGGTCTACACGCACGTCAAACAGGGTGTTCTGGAGCGCCGTTACCAGGGCGGGACGCTGCTGACCGAAGGTGAGCTGGCCGAGGAGGTCGGCGTCTCGCGGACGCCGGTGCGCGAGGCGCTGCTGCGGCTGGAGGTCGAAGGGCTGATCAAGCTCTACCCGAAGAAGGGCGCTCTCGTCCTGGCCGTCTCCGCCCAGGAGATCGCGGATGTGATCGAGACGCGCCAGCTCGTCGAGGAACACGCGGCCCGCAAGGCCGTCCCCGCCCCGCCGCGGCTGATCGAGCGGCTCGAGGAACTGCTCACCCGCCAGAAGGAGCAGGCCGCCGCCGGTGACCTGGCCGGTGCGGCCCTCACCGACCGCACCTTCCACGCCGAGATCGTGCGCAGCGGCGGCAACGAGATCCTCTCCCGCCTGTACGACCAACTCCGCGACCGCCAGCTGCGGATGGGCGTCGCCGTCATGCACTCGCACCCCGACCGCATCGCCAAGACCCTCACCGAACACGAAGAGATCCTCCAGGCGCTGCGGTCCGGCGACGCCGAGGCGGCCGTGGACATCGTGCACCGGCACGTCAGCTGGTTCTCCCACCTTGCGCGGGGTGAGGTGCGATGA